CTTTTGCAATTGCTTCCCGGTTACGACCTTCTGCAAATGGTGTGGCGCCCCAATCAGGAATGGATAGCACGATGACTTTATTTTTTTGATGGCCTGAAAATGTAATTGCCAGTTCCAGCAACTCAGCAAACTGTAGCCTGTATTCCTCCGCGCTTCTTCCACGATACTGATTGTTTACACCAATTAGTAACGTAACGATATCATAGGTTTGATGAATATCAGCATCCTGAATGGCTATCATTAATTCATCTGTCGTCCAGCCTGTAGTGGCGATGATGCGCGGATTTTCAAAATAAATTCCTTTGGAATGAAGTTGCAAAATGGTTTGATTAGGAAACCTGTCTGCTTCCTCTACCCGCTCACCGATGGTATATGAATCGCCG
The genomic region above belongs to Chitinophagaceae bacterium and contains:
- a CDS encoding SGNH/GDSL hydrolase family protein produces the protein MQSSTKEYSMLCLGDSYTIGERVEEADRFPNQTILQLHSKGIYFENPRIIATTGWTTDELMIAIQDADIHQTYDIVTLLIGVNNQYRGRSAEEYRLQFAELLELAITFSGHQKNKVIVLSIPDWGATPFAEGRNREAIAKEIDQFNDINKEESEKRGVHYLDITAISRKGMNDSSLIADDGLHPSGKMYAAWAELVTQVIKDEMK